The segment ATTTTAATTACAAAGATTTCGTTCCGCATGGTATCAGTGTTCTAGAGGACAAAGGTATCTGTACAACAGAATACATACCTTCAAAACCcttattgaaaaacaaaacaacaggAAAACAATAGATATAAAGTGTTTCGTTTTTCCAGTATAGTTTTTATATGACTGTCGAAACTAatctgtattttatttcttttaaaacataaaacgttgagtttcgttcataaatatctaatatatatatattgatcattAGGCTACTTATAAATAAGTTGATTTTACAGAatattcaacagtctcgttttaagtcagcatttcgcaaattctatgattgttatgatgatctaatttgccaatacaacctctcattTGGGAAATATATTGTCGATAGGAGATGTTCCCTACTCCTAGGCGCCTGATTCTTCCTCTGGAACAatcaggggtctgtgtttgcccttctcgtaattttatttcctttataggatttatgatatatatcaatgttcgttatcttcacttgtccATGTCcatctaaaacatttttgttcacCACTGTAGGTACGGTGCTTCTTTTCGTTGTGGTACATCGAGCAGAGGAAGACACTGTGGAAAAGTTTGAGTTTCTGGAGAAGACCTTAGAATTAAAACATCTCGCGGCTTATACAGGAAATCTAATCCACGTGTAATATGCTTTCATCAATTGTTTATTGTATGTTTTCAGAAATAAGTTACATTATCAATTGTAGATCAAAACAATTCTCATTGGATGACTATACGTGACGTAAGGCTTACATCACACAATGATGTAGAGGTTAACATTGTATGACTAGTGCATGTAGTGGAAATATTATCACCCCGAGAGAACCATTGTCGACTGAAGCAAATTCGAGGTTGagaatggttttctcggggtgaaaattttcaatatcaCCCATAACTACATTTGATAATTACATATTTATCAAATGTATGCAACAAAgtaaaacaatgaattataATGCTATCAAATGAGCATTAACATGACGGAAATCTTTCGATATTGACGTCATGATAGATTGACTAAAATATAACATCAAGCATAACATTTTAGTAACGCATCAAAGCAAAGCTCAACGAAATAGGGTGGAAACATAAggtgaaatgcaaaattgcattagaatgggAATATCTATCTTTTCATGTGCTATTTGCCGCCATTAATGTTGATTTGACGGTTACAAACATCCGTTTTACCGTCTATGTTGTTTAACAATCTCCCGTGAACCGTACGCGCACAATCTgtacgcatgtgataatttgtATATCACATGTTGTCAAGTATTGCTTTCCGTTGCTAGATATCACACCGGGGCGTGGTTACTGTTATCAGAGAATAACAATGTTCCCAAAATGCATCTTGATCAATCAGAATTGACTagattaaatgaaaatataaaagtatACTCTGTCAGAGATTGAAATGAATGATGTAGCGatcgataaatattttactttttatacTGGATAATGGAGCCGTTAGAATCACACTTCCTTACAGACTGAATAATCTAGTGATTAACGTCACACTTTGTTTCAGACTCAATGACGTAGCTGCCACAGGAGCAGATACGTTTTACACAACAGATTACACGTACTATCGCAATCATGTAGGAATTGTTTTCGAAGCCATGTTGGGACTTCACTTTGGGCATATTTTATACTTCGATGGTCAAGAATTTATCATAGTGTCAGAGCCAACATGCTTTGCTAATGGGATTGCTCTTTCAAGAAACGGAAAGTAAGTACAATAGAAAAAGACAATAATTGCTATGGGAACACATAGTATGAGTCAGATGCTGGTAATTGGGGTTATATCCTTGACGTTTTTAAGTAAATTTTACTCGGCATGTGAAGTATTACTGAAAGGAAAACAGCCATTATCGTCACCTTGTTTAGGGGTTGGTTTTATtattaacaataaaaatcaCAGATCACAttcaaaaacattgaaattgaCATGGACTATAGTGTCCAAGTATTGATTTTCACTTCGTTGTGCGCATGCGATCGTCATTAGAGGTATATGTCACTCAGCCTACTCTCTTCCTAACCGGGTCCATAGGTTAGGGTCTAAATGTTGTTTAGATAGAGTTAGAATATCCACTCCAAGTAGTTAGAACAACAAATTCTGGAGAATTACCTAGGAAATGAATCAAATCGAGACACCTCGTTAAATTTCATCTACCAtcaaggagttatgagattgatcactgttcgttatcttcaccttgcatcaaggTAATCAGATTATTTCTATTTTCCTTAGAAGGttatattacttttttaaaaatttacattaaGACGCACATTGAATTACCTACATGTGTATGTTAGATTTAGTAAtttaccaaaataaaaaaatgccTGTATTATACAATAACTTTTTCAGTGTAGAGTCTTTGGGTCAGATGATTCCGGCCACCAGTGTTACTGATTTGTATATTGGTATTCTGGACACTAGTAGTACTATGTTATTATATCAGTATTCTGCACACTAGTAGTACTATGTTATTGTATCAGTATTCTGCACATCAGTGATACTATGTTACTATATCAGTATTCTGAACACTAGTAGTACTATGTTATTGTATCAGTATTCTGCACATCAGTAATACTATGTTACTATATCAGTATTCTGCACACTAGTAGTACTATGTTATTATATCAGTATTCTGCACATCAGTGATACTATGCTACTATATCAGTATTCTGGACACTAGTAGTACTATGTTATTGTATCAGTATTCTGCACATCAGTGATACTGTGTTACTATATCAGTATTCTGAACACTAGTAGTACTATGTTACTATTTCAGTATTCTGGAGATCAGTGACACTGTGTTACTATCAGTATTCTGGACACTAGTAGTACTATGTTACTATATCAGTATTCTGGACACTAGTAGTACTATGTTACTATATTAGTATTCTGGACACTAGTAGTACTATGTTACTATATCAGTATTCTGGACACTAGTAGTACTATGTTACTATATTAGTATTCTGGACACTAGTAGTACTATGTTACTATATCAGTATTCTGCACACTAGTAGTACTACGTTATTATATCAGTATTCTGCACATCAATGATACTATGTTACTATATTAGTATTCTGGACACTAGTAGTACTATGTTACTATCAGTATTCTGGACACTAGTAGTACTATGTTATTATATCAGTATTCTGGAGACCAGCAGGACTCTGTTACTATACTGATGTCACTAATATAATGATGGTATTATGTCCATTTACAGACTTGTGTATACCGCATCCAATATCGGAAAAAAGCTGATGGTGCATAAGAGAGAAGACAACAATCGACTCACCAAAGTAAATGTATGTGAACTGCTAAAAACTATCTCATCAGTTTTCTGACATGTCATAAGCAACAAATTTACTGGTCAGGTTTTTCATAAATGATAGTGGTGATTTTATTTATGCTTGAGCAGGACATTGAGCTTGATACCTTCCCAGACAATCCGATAGTTGATCCTACCACAGGAGATGTGCTCATTGGGTGTCAGCCCATAGGACATAAATTTTTACAGCATCTCTCTAATCCAGTTAATCCATGTGCATCGCAGGTAATGTTTGACCTTCTGCACATGAAAGGATAGTAATCTAACAAGAATCAACAACATACGGGTAATTACAGAATACACTCGTGTATATGTTTTATACTTAGTTATCGTGTAAAAGTGTGAATACTGCTACCCAATGTCCGTATATTTACCATATTATTGATGACATATATCCGCCATCTtctgtcagataattatgtcgacttgccAGATAATTGTGTTGACTTGTCATTGAATTATGTCCACTTTTCAGATGATTTTGTCCACTTGTCAAATGACAAAACAAATACTACTACATCCAAAATATGTCGTCTATTTAATAACGTGTTGATGTgctaaattaatttttcatatgGCGATGATGTTTTGACAGATATTAAGAGGAATAGTAAATGTCAGTAAATGGGGTCATcatattagaatttaaaaatgaaaaaatatgaagaaaGAATCTTCCCGACAAGTCGATACAATTATCTGACTTGTTGAcaaaattatctgacaagtgatGGCAAAAATAtcgaatacaaaataaaacgttcATGAAGTTTACTTGCTATATACATTTCAGTTTGTATACAACTTGTTATTCATATAGGTACTGATGTTGCACATGGACAAGAGTGGTACTAATATGACGAGGGTCACGGAGCTGTTTTCagatgaccttgaactttatTGTTCCAGCTCTACAACATTATACAAAAATCGAATGTTGATTGGTACAGTGTGTCACAAAATGATGTACTGTGAAGTCAACACATTGTGAGAACTATGTATAACATTTAGAATTATcatcatattgattttgtactCTTTACAAGTTTTCTATtaatagatgtgcggaaattgTTCAAACACCGTGCAATTGTACGACAGTCCTCGAGTGACTTCCGCAAGTTTCTCTTGGAGATCGCATGAAGCCCTCGTGACTCAAGTTGAATGTCCCCCGAGACTACAATCTCCGTTCTATTAATGTTTTGTCCAATTGTCTTAAAATATCGTGCGTTTGCTGTCCGATCAGCGCATATCTTCCGCGAAATGACCGTGCGGAGATCGTTCAATACATTGTATGACATGTTGCGTTGTTTTACTCCGGTTGAAAAATTTTcgctcatattgagacgtcaccagctgtaggtgaactACTGCAAATTTAGACAAATCCTCAGTGTTCAGGGTGGTAGCAGTGAGGATCCCTACCTTTATGTACGTCTTATGTTGGACGCGGTGCTCGAGAACACACGACCTTCCTAACACtaagcaaacgctctaccact is part of the Ostrea edulis chromosome 2, xbOstEdul1.1, whole genome shotgun sequence genome and harbors:
- the LOC125681290 gene encoding serum paraoxonase/arylesterase 1-like isoform X2, whose amino-acid sequence is MIRRAFFGLMMALIVMYISKIVMFLDYHKTLWNHRPGKCHIVDGIEHGSEDMQTTQSGLTFITSILPIMGGNAAVMGSEYHEYYTKNHVGGRIMLFNMVKPEDGVKELRIIGNNFNYKDFVPHGISVLEDKGTVLLFVVVHRAEEDTVEKFEFLEKTLELKHLAAYTGNLIHVLNDVAATGADTFYTTDYTYYRNHVGIVFEAMLGLHFGHILYFDGQEFIIVSEPTCFANGIALSRNGKLVYTASNIGKKLMVHKREDNNRLTKVNDIELDTFPDNPIVDPTTGDVLIGCQPIGHKFLQHLSNPVNPCASQVMFDLLHMKG
- the LOC125681290 gene encoding serum paraoxonase/arylesterase 1-like isoform X1 → MIRRAFFGLMMALIVMYISKIVMFLDYHKTLWNHRPGKCHIVDGIEHGSEDMQTTQSGLTFITSILPIMGGNAAVMGSEYHEYYTKNHVGGRIMLFNMVKPEDGVKELRIIGNNFNYKDFVPHGISVLEDKGTVLLFVVVHRAEEDTVEKFEFLEKTLELKHLAAYTGNLIHVLNDVAATGADTFYTTDYTYYRNHVGIVFEAMLGLHFGHILYFDGQEFIIVSEPTCFANGIALSRNGKLVYTASNIGKKLMVHKREDNNRLTKVNDIELDTFPDNPIVDPTTGDVLIGCQPIGHKFLQHLSNPVNPCASQVLMLHMDKSGTNMTRVTELFSDDLELYCSSSTTLYKNRMLIGTVCHKMMYCEVNTL